CCATTCCACGCATGAGGAGGAcctgaaagaaagaaaaaaaaaaggcctGCCAGACGCGACGGTGCCCAGGTCCAGCAACGAGACCCCTTGTGTTCGGCTGGTATTTTTTTACTAGCTGGTTGACTATAGTTTGTAGTCGAAGCATTGTTTTTTCTCACAGTATTTTAATATGAACAGTAAAATTTTAAGTCCAGCCGAATACTGCTATGCCAACTGCTCTCCTCCTCTCACCTCTCGCAGCCGCCGGAGAGTCCCTGACACGTGGGCCGTCGTCCCTTTCCGACCCCACGCGTCGGTGCCACAGCGGCCGGAAGCTTCCCTGCCCGTGCGCCGCCGTCGCCTGGTCACCTCCAGCTCCCAAAGTCGCAGCGACACGCTTCTAGAACGCGTCGCAGCGGAATATACGCATCATGCGTGAGGCCATGGGCGCCTCACGATTTTCTCTTTCCGAATCAATCCCAACCCTTTCCGTCACCCCTCAAGATTACCTCCCCTGAGCTGTCCCCGACGGCGACGCGTTTCTTCGCGCAGCGCGCTCGCGGCGCCTTTAAAACTCCCGGAGCCGGAGACCACGAGACCAAATAATCCAGCGCCTGTTCCTTGGTTCCCGAGGCGGAGTTTTTTCGTCTCGATCGCAGCTCTCGTTCTCGGCTTCTCCTGTGCTTCGTTCTCAGCTTCCGAGCGGCCGGCAGGCATGCAGCGGAACAGCTCGTTCGGGACGTCGTGGGCGGACCAGTGGGACTACGGCGGCGACCCGAGCCCGAGGGCGCGGCGTGACCACGCCCACGGGGGcaaggccggcggcggcggcgtgggggagAAGACCAAGGCGGCCGCGGCCACCGGGATCAGGAAGGTGAAGGAGGGCACGGCGCAGGGGTTCCAGTGGATCAAGGACAAGTGCCAGCggaagaacggcggcggcggcggcaagaagCAGCAGGGCTCGGAGCTTCCGGGGTACTAACCATCTCATCATCAGGTCACCGTTGTAATTGTTCGGCTTCCACACGCTTAACTGAAGACACAAATTATTTTTTCTGCTTGTTGTTGGTTTGTGCATAGTATGTTGCATATAGCCGGTGATCTGATCTCGCTGCTGTTGCAGTTGTAGAATAGTTTCATCGTACCTGGTGTCTGCTGATTACTGAATTCGATGTACATAAAaggatatttatatttatatacttGTAATTTTCTGCTCATATTTTTTTTGGAAACGAAGTGTAGATGAAGTTGCTTATATACACTCAGTCAGTCTCAAACCCATGATTAGGAGAGACCAGCAGGCTAGCGTACTAGCGCCCGGCTGTCCGGCCCAAGGCTTGCGTCCGGAAGCACCTTGCGTCCGCCGTGCCTGCGTAATAGGGGAGCCCGCCCGCTCGCCGCGCCAGCAGGGGCTCTCAACCTCGTCGTGCCCGTGTCGTTTCCATAGCCAGGTTTTGCATCTCCGTCGTGCGGGGAGATGCCACTTTTGCTCCAGGACCTCCGCCGGGGCCAGCGGAGGCAGCATGTCGTATGGGAACGAGCCGCGTGCGCCAGCGCGGACGCCTGCTCGTCCTCCGGTGGAGCGTTGCCGCCAGCTTACAGTTGACGCCGCCATGGCTCCCAGCACAAGCTCTCTTCCTCGCTAAATAGCCCTACATTGAGATCTACTTTAGCAACACTCAAATAAACACAATTGCAACATAAGATTAAAACAGATGaaaaatacacttgcaacatagtcattataacatatgcaacattcagatagaaCGCTTGCAATATATGTTTGAACTAGACAAAACATATGGAACATgttattgcaacatatgtgtgaaacatatgcaaacatccagatcaaaacacTTGCAATGTACATCtggacagatgaaacattttgaacaaacgtttgcaacatgcctatgaaatacttgcaacatatgcaacttgTGCAACATCCTCGATCGCACCAGCGGCGCGCGCGAGCACCATCACCAGCCAGCGCCACCAACACCGGCCTTGGCTTAGCCTAGCGAGCGGCACGTGCTATGAGAGGGAGCAGCGGCGCGGCGCACGGCCAAAGCAAGGAGCGAGGTGCGGGTGGGGCGCACAATGGGTGGGGGAGAGGAGCGAGCAGCGTAGGTGGGCATGCGGCAGCGTGGGAGTAAGGACCAAGTGAGCAACGCAGGGTCAAAGCACGGTGGGAAGAAGGCCGAGCGGAGTGAGCCAGCGGTGTCTGGATGAGAATAAGAGACGGAGGGAGTCAAAGTTGCGGTGCACGTCATGCCACGTATTCGTAGGAAACAAGTCATTGACGTCGAACGTCCTGTTTATAGCATTATCGGTAAATTAAGTCAGGATGATCGTATCTTGTCAAATAACAGTGTTGCCTACGTCaagaattcaaaaaaaaaaagaattactCGAGAAGATAAAAAGGGGGTCCACATAGCTTCGAACTTAATGTGCGAGTTCCACAACAAAGAAATCTATTCAACTccacatttaattgttttataatCTTTTTTTTTGATGAAACAACACAACTTCTTGGAACTTGCTAGTTTATTTTGTGGGCTTAGGCCCGTGTTGGAATCCGCCGTGGTTCTAAAGTTTAGTTGAAtgctaaactttagaccattttTACA
The nucleotide sequence above comes from Miscanthus floridulus cultivar M001 chromosome 18, ASM1932011v1, whole genome shotgun sequence. Encoded proteins:
- the LOC136522192 gene encoding uncharacterized protein, which codes for MQRNSSFGTSWADQWDYGGDPSPRARRDHAHGGKAGGGGVGEKTKAAAATGIRKVKEGTAQGFQWIKDKCQRKNGGGGGKKQQGSELPGY